From the genome of Triticum aestivum cultivar Chinese Spring chromosome 3B, IWGSC CS RefSeq v2.1, whole genome shotgun sequence, one region includes:
- the LOC123070613 gene encoding integrin-linked protein kinase 1 isoform X1 has protein sequence MEPQPPTSTEEEEAAGSTTPRFRLGKQSSLAPNRGGGGAENGAEVSGEAAGVASFQMMYLAHEGNAEGIRELLDAGADPNFRDSDGRTALHVSACEGHAEVVELLLDRGAEAVVEDQWGSTPLADAMHYQNHDVIKILEKHGSNHKVAPMHVNSDRDVPEYEIDPNELDFTNGKDLAKGTFRKATWRGIMVAVKKLDDDVLTDENKVQAFRDELDVLQLIRHPNVVQFLGAVTQTNPMMIVMEFMPKGDLRKHLSKKGALEPLYAVKLALDIARGMSYLHEHKPQGIIHRDLEPSNILRDDTGHLKVADFDLCKMLKWRRKVREDKPVTSPGNACRYVAPEVLRKEEYDNKVDVFSFALILQEMIEGCLPFHDKKIDEIEKAHSSKERPPFRAPPKHYAYGLRELIEKCWSENPADRPNFRVVIDRLSAIQIELARRNRWKVRPLKCFLSFEGLRKKDRNEGSTTRSSRSSR, from the exons ATGGAGCCCCAGCCGCCCACgtccacggaggaggaggaggcggcggggtcgacgaCCCCTCGGTTTAGGCTCGGGAAGCAGTCGTCCCTGGCGCccaaccgcggcggcggcggtgctgaaAACGGCGCTGAGGTGTCGGGAGAGGCCGCCGGCGTCGCCAGTTTCCAGATGATGTATCTGGCCCACGAGGGCAACGCGGAGGGGATACGCGAGCTCCTCGATGCCGGCGCCGACCCCAACTTCCGCGACTCCGACGGCCGCACGGCGTTGCATGTCTCCGCCTGCGAGGGCCACGCCGAGGTCGTCGAGCTGCTGCTCGACCGAGGCGCGGAGGCCGTTGTCGAGGACCAGTGGGGAAGCACG CCTTTGGCAGATGCGATGCATTACCAGAATCACGATGTTATCAAGATCCTGGAGAAACATGGCTCGAACCATAAG GTTGCTCCTATGCATGTTAACAGTGATCGTGATGTTCCTGAATACGAGATTGACCCAAACGAACTTGACTTCACTAATGGCAAAGATTTAGCTAAG GGTACATTTCGGAAAGCAACATGGAGAGGCATTATGGTTGCTGTCAAGAAGCTGGATGATGATGTACTTACCGACGAGAACAAAGT ACAGGCATTCAGAGATGAGCTTGACGTTCTGCAACTAATACGGCATCCAAATGTCGTTCAATTTCTGGGTGCTGTAACACAAACCAACCCGATGATGATTGTCATGGAGTTTATGCCGAAG GGTGATTTGCGCAAACACTTAAGTAAGAAAGGAGCTCTGGAACCTTTGTATGCAGTTAAATTAGCTCTTGATATTGCAAG AGGAATGAGTTACTTACATGAGCATAAACCTCAAGGTATCATCCACCGTGACCTTGAGCCTTC AAACATATTGAGGGATGATACTGGGCATCTGAAGGTGGCAGATTTTGATTTGTGTAAGATGCTAAAATGGAGAAGAAAAGTCAGAGAGGACAAACCAGTTACTTCTCCTGGCAATGCAT GTAGGTATGTAGCTCCAGAAGTCCTGCGTAAAGAGGAGTATGATAATAAAGTTGATGTCTTCTCGTTCGCCTTGATACTCCAGGAG ATGATTGAAGGATGTCTCCCTTTTCATGATAAGAAGATTGATGAAATTGAGAAGGCCCATAGTTCTAAAGAAAGGCCACCATTTAGAGCTCCTCCAAAGCATTATGCCTACGGGTTAAGAGA GTTGATTGAAAAATGCTGGAGTGAAAATCCTGCTGATAGGCCCAACTTTAGAGTGGTCATTGATCGGTTGTCTGCCATCCAAATCGAACTAGCTCGCAGAAACCGTTGGAAG GTCAGACCTCTCAAGTGTTTCCTGAGCTTCGAAGGTTTGCGGAAGAAGGATCGCAATGAGGGCAGCACCACCCGCTCGTCACGCTCATCGCGATAA
- the LOC123070613 gene encoding integrin-linked protein kinase 1 isoform X2 yields MEPQPPTSTEEEEAAGSTTPRFRLGKQSSLAPNRGGGGAENGAEVSGEAAGVASFQMMYLAHEGNAEGIRELLDAGADPNFRDSDGRTALHVSACEGHAEVVELLLDRGAEAVVEDQWGSTPLADAMHYQNHDVIKILEKHGSNHKVAPMHVNSDRDVPEYEIDPNELDFTNGKDLAKGTFRKATWRGIMVAVKKLDDDVLTDENKVQAFRDELDVLQLIRHPNVVQFLGAVTQTNPMMIVMEFMPKGDLRKHLSKKGALEPLYAVKLALDIARGMSYLHEHKPQENRNILRDDTGHLKVADFDLCKMLKWRRKVREDKPVTSPGNACRYVAPEVLRKEEYDNKVDVFSFALILQEMIEGCLPFHDKKIDEIEKAHSSKERPPFRAPPKHYAYGLRELIEKCWSENPADRPNFRVVIDRLSAIQIELARRNRWKVRPLKCFLSFEGLRKKDRNEGSTTRSSRSSR; encoded by the exons ATGGAGCCCCAGCCGCCCACgtccacggaggaggaggaggcggcggggtcgacgaCCCCTCGGTTTAGGCTCGGGAAGCAGTCGTCCCTGGCGCccaaccgcggcggcggcggtgctgaaAACGGCGCTGAGGTGTCGGGAGAGGCCGCCGGCGTCGCCAGTTTCCAGATGATGTATCTGGCCCACGAGGGCAACGCGGAGGGGATACGCGAGCTCCTCGATGCCGGCGCCGACCCCAACTTCCGCGACTCCGACGGCCGCACGGCGTTGCATGTCTCCGCCTGCGAGGGCCACGCCGAGGTCGTCGAGCTGCTGCTCGACCGAGGCGCGGAGGCCGTTGTCGAGGACCAGTGGGGAAGCACG CCTTTGGCAGATGCGATGCATTACCAGAATCACGATGTTATCAAGATCCTGGAGAAACATGGCTCGAACCATAAG GTTGCTCCTATGCATGTTAACAGTGATCGTGATGTTCCTGAATACGAGATTGACCCAAACGAACTTGACTTCACTAATGGCAAAGATTTAGCTAAG GGTACATTTCGGAAAGCAACATGGAGAGGCATTATGGTTGCTGTCAAGAAGCTGGATGATGATGTACTTACCGACGAGAACAAAGT ACAGGCATTCAGAGATGAGCTTGACGTTCTGCAACTAATACGGCATCCAAATGTCGTTCAATTTCTGGGTGCTGTAACACAAACCAACCCGATGATGATTGTCATGGAGTTTATGCCGAAG GGTGATTTGCGCAAACACTTAAGTAAGAAAGGAGCTCTGGAACCTTTGTATGCAGTTAAATTAGCTCTTGATATTGCAAG AGGAATGAGTTACTTACATGAGCATAAACCTCAAG AAAATAGAAACATATTGAGGGATGATACTGGGCATCTGAAGGTGGCAGATTTTGATTTGTGTAAGATGCTAAAATGGAGAAGAAAAGTCAGAGAGGACAAACCAGTTACTTCTCCTGGCAATGCAT GTAGGTATGTAGCTCCAGAAGTCCTGCGTAAAGAGGAGTATGATAATAAAGTTGATGTCTTCTCGTTCGCCTTGATACTCCAGGAG ATGATTGAAGGATGTCTCCCTTTTCATGATAAGAAGATTGATGAAATTGAGAAGGCCCATAGTTCTAAAGAAAGGCCACCATTTAGAGCTCCTCCAAAGCATTATGCCTACGGGTTAAGAGA GTTGATTGAAAAATGCTGGAGTGAAAATCCTGCTGATAGGCCCAACTTTAGAGTGGTCATTGATCGGTTGTCTGCCATCCAAATCGAACTAGCTCGCAGAAACCGTTGGAAG GTCAGACCTCTCAAGTGTTTCCTGAGCTTCGAAGGTTTGCGGAAGAAGGATCGCAATGAGGGCAGCACCACCCGCTCGTCACGCTCATCGCGATAA